A genome region from Natronobeatus ordinarius includes the following:
- a CDS encoding precorrin-2 dehydrogenase/sirohydrochlorin ferrochelatase family protein has product MLPLFHDFEGRAIVVVGGGPVAHRKARTFAEVADVTVVASEFVDRFEDLECTLVRRTLEPAEAPEVVAGASLVVPATDDQRLNDALAAAAREAGCLVNRVDERGDVVTPSRAESDRVTVAISTDGASPAMSKYLRKRLEPLLERADPMVALQAELREELQAADEVPTAKRREALWSVLEDDRTWALLEDGREEAARERAWELIDDLE; this is encoded by the coding sequence ATGCTCCCGCTCTTTCACGACTTCGAGGGGCGTGCGATAGTCGTCGTCGGCGGCGGCCCCGTCGCCCACCGGAAAGCACGGACGTTCGCCGAGGTGGCCGACGTAACGGTCGTTGCGTCCGAGTTCGTCGACAGGTTCGAGGATCTCGAGTGTACGCTGGTCCGTCGAACGCTCGAGCCCGCCGAAGCCCCCGAGGTCGTCGCCGGCGCCTCCCTCGTCGTGCCAGCGACGGACGATCAACGGCTCAACGACGCCCTCGCGGCGGCCGCACGCGAGGCCGGCTGTCTGGTCAACCGGGTCGACGAACGCGGCGACGTCGTGACGCCGAGCCGGGCCGAATCCGATCGAGTGACGGTCGCGATTTCTACCGACGGGGCGAGCCCTGCCATGTCGAAGTACCTCCGAAAGCGGCTCGAGCCGCTGCTCGAGCGTGCCGATCCGATGGTCGCCCTGCAGGCGGAGCTTCGCGAGGAGTTGCAGGCAGCCGACGAGGTACCGACAGCGAAGCGCCGTGAAGCCCTCTGGTCGGTCCTCGAGGACGATCGGACGTGGGCGTTACTCGAGGACGGCCGCGAGGAGGCGGCTCGAGAACGGGCGTGGGAGTTGATCGACGACCTCGAGTAA
- a CDS encoding GMP synthase subunit A, producing MTKIVVVDNHGQFTHLEHRALRDLGVDAELIDNDTPPEAVDADGVILSGGPDMDRVGRSAEYLEDGRPVLGICLGMQLMAEELGGRVGSGDYGGYADVTVEIRDPEDPLIGSLAPETRVWASHADEVKELPEGFTLTASSDVCGVEAMSDTDRHRYGVQWHPEVAHTEEGEAVFENFLEICESA from the coding sequence ATGACGAAGATCGTCGTGGTGGACAACCACGGACAGTTCACCCACCTCGAGCACCGGGCACTTCGCGACCTCGGCGTCGACGCCGAGTTGATCGACAACGACACCCCACCCGAAGCGGTCGACGCCGACGGCGTCATCCTCTCCGGCGGTCCCGACATGGACCGGGTCGGCCGCTCGGCCGAGTATCTCGAGGACGGCCGTCCCGTCCTCGGCATCTGTCTGGGAATGCAGCTCATGGCCGAAGAACTCGGCGGCCGCGTCGGCAGCGGCGACTACGGGGGCTACGCCGACGTCACCGTCGAAATCCGCGATCCCGAGGACCCGCTGATCGGCTCGCTCGCCCCCGAGACCCGCGTCTGGGCGAGTCACGCCGACGAAGTCAAGGAACTCCCCGAGGGGTTCACACTCACCGCGAGCAGCGACGTCTGCGGCGTCGAAGCGATGAGCGATACCGATCGACATCGCTACGGCGTCCAGTGGCACCCCGAAGTCGCCCACACCGAGGAGGGTGAGGCGGTCTTCGAGAACTTCCTCGAGATCTGCGAATCCGCGTAA
- the cobA gene encoding uroporphyrinogen-III C-methyltransferase, giving the protein MEDDSGFGSSGTRARVLDRGSSPSVPDRSRASSGTVYLVGAGPGDPDLLTVRARLLIETADVILHDALVRKAMVESLPSSAEVVDVGKRVEYKTPQSEINELLVEYARAGNAVVRLKGGDPFVFGRGGEEAQHLTDHGVPFQVVPGVSSVLAAPGVSGIPLTHRDVSSRFTVITGHETPAKDESALDWDAISAAVESGATLVILMGVRTLERNVNALRSHGVDGRKPVALVQKATWADQHVVCGTLETIVDVVEEESVKPPATAIVGDVAALRDQIEAQLVPFEPA; this is encoded by the coding sequence ATGGAGGACGACAGTGGTTTTGGATCGAGCGGAACTCGGGCGAGAGTACTGGATCGTGGTTCGTCGCCGTCGGTTCCCGACCGGTCTCGTGCGTCGTCCGGGACGGTCTACCTCGTCGGGGCTGGCCCGGGCGATCCCGACCTGCTCACCGTCCGAGCCCGGCTGTTGATCGAAACCGCCGACGTGATCCTTCACGACGCGCTGGTCCGAAAGGCGATGGTCGAGAGTCTGCCCTCGAGTGCCGAAGTCGTCGACGTGGGCAAACGCGTCGAGTACAAGACGCCCCAGTCGGAGATCAACGAACTGCTGGTCGAGTACGCCCGGGCGGGCAACGCCGTCGTCCGGCTGAAAGGCGGCGATCCGTTCGTCTTCGGCCGCGGCGGGGAGGAAGCCCAGCATCTAACCGATCACGGCGTTCCCTTCCAGGTCGTCCCCGGCGTCTCGAGCGTCCTCGCTGCCCCTGGCGTCTCCGGCATTCCGCTCACCCACCGGGACGTCTCCTCGCGCTTTACCGTCATCACGGGCCACGAAACCCCCGCGAAAGACGAGAGCGCGCTCGACTGGGACGCCATCTCGGCGGCCGTCGAGAGCGGCGCCACGTTAGTCATTCTCATGGGTGTGCGGACCCTCGAGCGAAACGTGAACGCATTGCGTTCACACGGGGTCGACGGCAGGAAACCGGTCGCGCTCGTCCAGAAAGCCACCTGGGCGGACCAGCACGTCGTCTGCGGGACGCTCGAGACGATCGTCGACGTGGTCGAGGAGGAGTCGGTGAAACCGCCCGCGACGGCGATCGTCGGCGACGTGGCTGCGCTCCGGGACCAGATCGAGGCACAGCTCGTCCCCTTCGAACCCGCCTGA
- a CDS encoding NAD-dependent epimerase/dehydratase family protein → MTVPPVHDRTVLVTGGAGFVGSHLVDALVEENEVRVLDDLSTGECTHVHDDATFIEGSVSDPSFRDRAMAGVDLVFHEAAIVDVPESVENPRGTHRVNLEASLDLLEDARREDARVVLASSAAIYGHPEALPVTESTVSEPTSPYGVQKLALDRYARVYAALYDLPTVALRYFNVYGPRQRGPYSGVISTFLEQAGAGQPITIEGDGEQTRDFVHVRDVVRANLLAATTEHVGEAYNVGTGDSTTIRELAETIRDATGADVPIVHREPREGDVRHSRADVSKARDRLGFEPTIDLESGIRDLAGRESLEGDVSSAIHDRRG, encoded by the coding sequence ATGACCGTTCCACCCGTCCACGATCGGACGGTGCTCGTTACCGGTGGCGCTGGCTTCGTCGGAAGTCATCTCGTCGACGCGCTCGTCGAAGAGAACGAGGTCCGCGTCCTCGACGATCTCTCGACGGGCGAGTGCACGCACGTCCACGACGATGCGACGTTCATCGAGGGATCTGTCAGTGATCCGTCGTTCCGCGACCGGGCGATGGCCGGCGTCGACCTCGTCTTCCACGAAGCGGCGATCGTCGACGTTCCCGAAAGCGTCGAGAACCCTCGGGGGACACACCGCGTGAACCTCGAGGCCAGCCTCGACCTCCTCGAGGACGCCCGCCGCGAGGACGCCCGGGTCGTGTTAGCCTCGAGTGCGGCGATCTACGGCCATCCCGAGGCGCTGCCGGTGACCGAGTCGACCGTCAGTGAGCCCACCTCGCCGTACGGCGTTCAGAAACTCGCCCTCGACCGGTACGCGCGCGTGTACGCAGCGTTGTACGATCTGCCGACCGTGGCACTTCGATACTTCAATGTGTACGGCCCACGCCAGCGCGGCCCCTACAGCGGCGTCATCTCGACGTTCCTCGAGCAGGCGGGGGCGGGCCAGCCGATCACGATCGAAGGCGACGGCGAGCAGACGCGCGATTTCGTCCACGTCAGGGACGTCGTCCGGGCGAACCTGCTCGCGGCGACGACCGAGCACGTGGGCGAGGCGTACAACGTCGGCACCGGCGACTCGACGACGATTCGGGAGCTAGCGGAGACGATCCGTGACGCCACGGGTGCGGACGTGCCGATCGTCCACCGCGAACCGCGCGAGGGGGACGTCAGACACAGCCGGGCGGACGTCTCGAAGGCGAGGGACCGACTGGGATTCGAGCCGACGATCGACCTCGAGTCAGGGATTCGCGATCTGGCGGGTCGGGAGTCACTCGAGGGGGACGTCTCGTCCGCGATTCACGACCGCCGTGGATAG
- the allB gene encoding allantoinase AllB, which yields MTAVDLVVSNCTVVTPAGRVPDAGVAVEDGTIVAVGRSDRLPDADRTLDAEGKVLVPGIVDAHIHNREPGLEYKEDWESATRAAAAGGVTTVVGMPNTDPVIDRPEHLERKFDRGEASAHVDFGTFAVITSENLHRIPALDEAGATGFKIFLGSTVGDVPAPTDGEVLEAMERVRETGKRLGFHEENGEIIDYTEAKFREEGRNEPIDFAHSRPVIAEREAIERMITFAEETDAAVHMYHVSSGSGAEAVARGKARGVDVTAETCPHYLWFTEEVLREKGNVARIQPPIRDAEERARLWRAFEDGAIDCIATDHAPHTDDEKGVDDPFGNTWDSISGFVGLETEVPVMLSFVTEGRLTLEEWVYHHSTRPAQVWGMYPQKGSLQVGTDADFTIVDPDHEWTLADRHELHSKSTVTPFEGETFVGKATTTVVRGEVVYEEGEVVGESGYGTRVSSVED from the coding sequence ATGACCGCCGTCGACCTCGTCGTGTCGAACTGCACCGTCGTGACGCCTGCGGGGCGCGTCCCCGACGCCGGCGTCGCCGTCGAAGACGGGACCATCGTCGCCGTGGGCCGAAGCGATCGGCTTCCCGACGCCGACCGAACCCTCGACGCCGAGGGGAAGGTCCTGGTGCCGGGGATCGTCGACGCGCACATCCACAACCGCGAACCCGGCCTCGAGTACAAAGAAGACTGGGAGTCGGCGACGCGGGCGGCCGCAGCGGGCGGGGTCACGACCGTCGTCGGCATGCCGAACACCGACCCCGTGATCGACCGGCCCGAACACCTCGAGCGCAAGTTCGACCGCGGGGAGGCGAGCGCCCACGTCGACTTCGGGACGTTCGCCGTGATCACCTCCGAGAACCTCCACCGGATTCCGGCGCTCGACGAGGCGGGTGCGACCGGCTTCAAGATCTTCCTCGGCTCGACAGTGGGAGACGTTCCGGCGCCGACCGACGGCGAGGTGCTCGAGGCGATGGAGCGGGTCCGCGAAACGGGGAAGCGACTCGGCTTTCACGAGGAAAACGGCGAGATCATCGACTACACCGAGGCGAAGTTCAGGGAGGAGGGTCGGAACGAACCGATCGACTTCGCCCACTCTCGGCCCGTAATCGCCGAACGCGAGGCGATCGAGCGGATGATCACCTTCGCCGAGGAGACCGACGCGGCGGTCCACATGTACCACGTCTCCTCGGGGTCGGGTGCCGAAGCGGTGGCGCGGGGGAAAGCCCGCGGCGTCGACGTCACCGCCGAGACCTGCCCCCACTACCTCTGGTTCACCGAGGAGGTGCTCCGGGAGAAAGGCAACGTCGCGCGCATCCAGCCGCCCATCCGCGACGCCGAAGAGCGAGCGCGGCTGTGGCGCGCCTTCGAGGACGGCGCGATCGACTGCATCGCGACCGACCACGCCCCCCACACCGACGATGAGAAGGGCGTCGACGATCCGTTCGGAAACACCTGGGACTCCATCTCGGGGTTCGTCGGCCTCGAGACCGAGGTACCCGTCATGCTCAGCTTCGTGACCGAGGGGCGACTGACGCTCGAAGAGTGGGTCTACCACCACTCGACTCGGCCGGCCCAGGTCTGGGGCATGTATCCGCAGAAGGGGTCGCTGCAGGTCGGCACCGACGCCGACTTCACGATTGTCGACCCCGACCACGAGTGGACGCTCGCGGATCGCCACGAACTCCACTCGAAGAGCACGGTGACGCCGTTCGAGGGCGAGACGTTCGTCGGGAAGGCGACGACGACCGTCGTCCGTGGGGAAGTGGTGTACGAAGAGGGCGAGGTCGTCGGCGAGTCGGGCTACGGGACACGGGTCTCGAGCGTCGAAGACTGA
- the hflX gene encoding GTPase HflX yields the protein MSTSRTRGRRTVAVSRSKAAPVETDEIRDLVRTAGGTVVAEVTQVGPAEPGTYVGAGKLDSLAATVERHDVARVVVDDELTPAQHHAIASAMPEGTAVVDRYRLVLEIFERGAGSRRAQLQVELATLRYELPRLIESADEGLLNKRTEKGSPVYDVRDRIARLERTLAELPDPTEQFRERRREEGFDLVTIAGYTNAGKSTLLHRLGDDLSLEAIDSKPVDSSQKDATASIADRLFETLETTTRRATIGGRPVLVTDTVGFVDDLPHDLVESFSSTLSEAAVADVVVLVVDASDPPEPFRERLTVALEVLAAQDVDDERLVTVLNKVDRLSSSELARRHSIAESLVPDDAQDPIPVSVLEGTNLEALSAAIQSRLPEARVTLSLPNCDEAMALLSRAYDRAIVDAVAYEGDEVTIECRGRPSVLERLRATAESVDPV from the coding sequence ATGTCAACATCGAGAACACGCGGTAGACGTACAGTCGCGGTGAGCAGATCGAAAGCGGCCCCCGTCGAGACCGACGAGATCCGGGATCTCGTCCGCACCGCCGGCGGGACCGTCGTCGCCGAAGTGACCCAGGTCGGTCCGGCCGAGCCGGGAACGTACGTCGGCGCCGGAAAACTCGACTCTCTCGCGGCGACCGTCGAGCGCCACGACGTGGCTCGCGTCGTCGTCGACGACGAACTCACGCCGGCACAGCACCACGCGATCGCGTCGGCGATGCCCGAGGGAACGGCCGTCGTCGATCGATACCGGCTCGTCCTCGAGATTTTCGAGCGAGGGGCCGGCTCACGTCGGGCGCAGCTCCAGGTCGAACTGGCCACGCTGCGCTATGAACTCCCGCGGCTGATCGAGTCAGCGGACGAGGGGCTGCTCAACAAACGCACCGAGAAGGGATCGCCCGTGTACGACGTCCGCGACCGAATCGCCCGCCTCGAGCGGACGCTCGCCGAACTCCCGGACCCGACCGAGCAGTTCCGCGAACGGCGTCGCGAGGAGGGATTCGACCTCGTCACCATCGCCGGCTACACCAACGCCGGCAAGTCGACGCTGTTGCATCGGCTCGGAGACGACCTCTCGCTCGAGGCAATCGACTCGAAGCCGGTGGACAGCTCACAAAAGGATGCCACCGCGTCGATCGCTGATCGCCTGTTCGAGACCCTCGAGACGACGACGCGACGGGCCACGATCGGCGGTCGTCCCGTTCTCGTGACGGATACGGTCGGATTCGTCGACGACCTGCCACACGACCTCGTCGAGTCGTTCAGCTCGACGCTGTCGGAGGCGGCCGTAGCGGACGTCGTCGTCCTCGTCGTCGACGCGAGCGATCCACCGGAGCCGTTCCGCGAGCGCCTCACGGTCGCACTCGAGGTCCTGGCCGCCCAGGACGTCGACGACGAGCGGCTGGTGACAGTCCTGAACAAGGTGGATCGGCTCTCCTCGAGCGAGCTGGCTCGCCGTCACTCGATCGCCGAGTCGCTCGTTCCGGACGATGCACAGGATCCCATCCCGGTGAGCGTACTCGAGGGGACGAACCTCGAGGCGCTCTCGGCGGCAATCCAATCCCGACTCCCGGAAGCGCGGGTGACGCTCAGCCTTCCCAACTGCGACGAGGCGATGGCGCTTCTCTCGCGGGCGTACGATCGAGCGATCGTCGACGCCGTGGCGTACGAGGGTGACGAGGTCACCATCGAGTGTCGCGGCCGGCCGTCGGTACTCGAGCGGTTACGGGCGACGGCCGAGTCCGTCGACCCGGTATGA